The following proteins come from a genomic window of Streptomyces sp. NBC_01716:
- a CDS encoding sensor histidine kinase, with protein MVRVEAPMKDPASSAVRPLLLTAALMASVTAVVVYVVADAARLPVAAYGAVATVLVSWGAVEIRRRGEATRTLHTRYAEHVAFLERRIAEHDSQSVRLGKELMPLAIYQLRRGNSPREVMNVIVDGDERYRELPESQRVLLRAILDIVDDEEAMRESAQRSFVNIARRVQSLVHQQASELREMEEHHGRNPDVFDDLLRIDHGTALIGRLADSVAVLGKARPGRQWPRPVPLFSVLRGAMSRILEYQRVDLHSIAKVAIVGTAVEPLIHACAELLDNATRYSPPQTRVHVTAVEVQTGIAIEIEDGGVSLSEEARTRAERMLAQAQAGIDLNDLGESPRLGMAVVGRLCQMYNLQVSLRQSAYGGVRAVLVVPRDVVTTGPAPGIAHGIGATALGVGGTELPEMRPSRKAAASAAPDQTAPAGDRPADPAPAPAAVPAPRPATGPVRPAPAKAGMEDDVPVVTEWTANGLPQRRSRGRAPLGSHNIARTPAPGSANGTSAGTAGTANGTANGSGEARKPGPGVWLEAFTKAVNGEAQAPPTGSTGTDTGAGTGTSGTGTGAATDTGEAPPDRPGERGESDDVWGKGDLK; from the coding sequence ATGGTTCGTGTTGAAGCACCCATGAAAGATCCAGCATCATCCGCGGTTCGCCCGCTTCTGCTCACCGCGGCCCTGATGGCGTCAGTGACAGCCGTCGTCGTGTACGTCGTCGCGGATGCCGCCCGCTTACCCGTCGCGGCCTACGGAGCCGTCGCCACCGTTCTCGTCAGCTGGGGCGCGGTGGAGATCCGCCGGCGCGGAGAGGCGACGCGCACCCTGCACACGCGGTACGCGGAGCATGTCGCGTTCCTGGAGCGGCGGATCGCCGAGCACGACAGCCAGAGCGTGCGCCTCGGCAAGGAACTGATGCCGCTCGCGATCTACCAGCTCCGCCGGGGGAACTCACCCCGGGAAGTCATGAACGTCATCGTGGACGGTGACGAGCGGTACCGCGAACTCCCCGAATCGCAGCGCGTGTTGCTCCGCGCGATTCTCGACATCGTCGACGACGAGGAGGCCATGCGCGAATCCGCGCAGCGCTCCTTCGTCAACATCGCCCGCCGTGTCCAGTCCCTCGTGCACCAACAGGCCAGTGAGCTACGCGAGATGGAGGAGCACCACGGCCGGAACCCCGACGTCTTCGACGACCTGCTGCGCATCGACCACGGCACCGCCCTCATCGGCCGGCTCGCCGACAGTGTCGCCGTACTCGGCAAGGCCCGTCCCGGACGCCAATGGCCCAGGCCCGTACCGCTGTTCAGCGTGCTGCGCGGTGCCATGTCCCGGATCCTGGAGTACCAGCGCGTCGATCTGCACTCGATCGCCAAGGTCGCCATCGTCGGTACGGCCGTCGAACCGCTGATCCACGCGTGCGCCGAACTCCTCGACAACGCCACCCGTTACTCGCCCCCGCAGACGCGCGTCCATGTGACCGCCGTCGAGGTGCAGACCGGCATCGCCATCGAGATCGAGGACGGCGGCGTCAGCCTCAGCGAGGAGGCACGCACCCGGGCCGAGCGGATGCTCGCGCAGGCGCAGGCCGGTATCGACCTCAACGACCTCGGCGAGAGCCCGCGCCTCGGCATGGCGGTCGTCGGCCGCCTCTGCCAGATGTACAACCTCCAGGTCTCGCTGCGGCAGTCCGCGTACGGCGGCGTCCGCGCCGTCCTCGTCGTACCGCGCGACGTGGTCACCACCGGCCCCGCGCCCGGCATCGCCCACGGCATCGGCGCGACCGCGCTGGGCGTCGGCGGCACCGAACTGCCCGAGATGCGCCCGTCGCGCAAGGCCGCCGCGAGCGCCGCACCGGATCAGACCGCCCCGGCCGGGGACCGCCCGGCCGACCCGGCGCCCGCACCGGCCGCCGTTCCCGCGCCCCGCCCGGCCACCGGTCCGGTACGGCCGGCGCCCGCCAAGGCGGGCATGGAGGACGACGTACCCGTCGTCACCGAGTGGACGGCGAACGGCCTCCCGCAGCGCCGCAGCCGGGGCAGGGCCCCGCTGGGCTCGCACAACATCGCGCGGACACCGGCGCCGGGCAGTGCGAACGGCACATCCGCCGGTACGGCGGGCACCGCCAACGGCACCGCGAACGGCTCCGGGGAAGCCCGGAAACCCGGTCCCGGCGTCTGGCTCGAAGCCTTCACCAAGGCGGTCAACGGCGAAGCGCAGGCACCGCCGACCGGTTCCACCGGGACAGACACGGGCGCGGGCACCGGCACGAGCGGTACGGGCACGGGCGCCGCGACAGACACAGGGGAAGCGCCGCCGGACCGGCCCGGCGAGCGTGGCGAATCAGACGATGTGTGGGGCAAAGGGGACCTGAAGTGA
- a CDS encoding D-alanyl-D-alanine carboxypeptidase family protein yields the protein MIIRSILRPAFAGTVALTTGLTGLLPLLPASASPPTASAATPAGSRADPGDGVSRPADPSLLYRPGTHVRAASGSPAPPKSVSALSWVVADAASGAVLAAHNAHRALPPASTLKTLFAVTALPRIPADSRHSVTQTDLAGLGEGSSLVGVAPGRTYDVADLWRGVFLSSGNDAVRVLAGMNGGWDSTITQMQAKARALGANDTRVVSPDGYDAPGQVSSAYDLAVFGRAGLKLPAFAEYASTVDAQFPGNGSSTFGIRNTNKLLTGSGGVARYPGLIGVKNGYTTHAGNTLVAAARRGDRTLLATVMNPRSGAARAVYEEARTLLDWGFAAAPAVTPVGSLVPPRPPSPPRQAAEEAKRGPVARARRAGPEAEARAGGSAQSAENTRLSEAGRLAAASRAEPSARESAPSGYVWPLVFIGAACLAALTLFLVRRAARRRRDPVAPLL from the coding sequence ATGATCATCAGATCGATCCTGCGCCCCGCGTTCGCCGGCACAGTGGCTCTGACCACCGGACTGACCGGACTGCTGCCCCTCCTCCCGGCGTCGGCGTCGCCCCCGACGGCGTCCGCCGCCACCCCGGCGGGCTCACGGGCCGACCCCGGCGACGGGGTCTCGCGGCCGGCGGACCCCTCGCTGCTGTACCGCCCCGGCACCCATGTGCGCGCGGCCTCCGGGTCGCCCGCGCCGCCCAAAAGTGTCTCCGCCCTCTCCTGGGTGGTCGCCGACGCGGCGTCGGGCGCCGTGCTGGCAGCCCACAACGCGCACCGCGCGCTGCCGCCCGCCAGCACGCTGAAGACGCTGTTCGCCGTCACGGCGCTGCCCCGGATTCCTGCGGATTCCCGGCACAGCGTCACCCAGACCGACCTGGCGGGGCTCGGCGAGGGCAGCAGCCTGGTGGGCGTCGCCCCCGGCCGGACGTACGACGTGGCCGATCTGTGGCGTGGCGTCTTCCTCAGCTCGGGCAACGACGCGGTGCGGGTCCTGGCCGGGATGAACGGCGGCTGGGACTCGACGATCACCCAAATGCAGGCCAAGGCACGGGCGTTGGGCGCGAACGACACCCGCGTGGTCTCGCCGGACGGCTACGACGCACCGGGCCAGGTCTCCTCCGCGTACGACCTGGCGGTTTTCGGCCGCGCCGGGCTGAAGCTGCCGGCCTTCGCTGAGTACGCCTCGACCGTCGACGCGCAGTTCCCCGGCAACGGCTCTTCGACCTTCGGCATCCGGAACACGAACAAACTGCTGACGGGCAGCGGTGGAGTGGCGCGCTACCCCGGGCTGATCGGCGTCAAGAACGGCTACACCACGCACGCGGGGAACACACTCGTCGCCGCGGCGCGGCGCGGCGACCGTACGCTGCTGGCGACCGTGATGAATCCGCGGTCCGGGGCAGCGCGGGCGGTGTACGAGGAGGCCAGGACCCTGCTGGACTGGGGCTTCGCGGCGGCGCCCGCCGTCACTCCTGTCGGGTCGCTGGTGCCGCCCCGGCCGCCGAGCCCGCCGCGTCAGGCGGCCGAGGAGGCGAAGCGGGGCCCGGTGGCACGCGCCAGGCGGGCCGGGCCCGAGGCGGAAGCGCGCGCGGGCGGGAGCGCGCAATCGGCTGAGAATACTCGCCTGTCGGAGGCGGGCCGGCTCGCTGCGGCCTCGCGGGCCGAGCCGTCGGCCCGGGAGTCCGCACCGTCCGGGTACGTCTGGCCCCTCGTATTCATCGGCGCCGCGTGTCTCGCCGCCCTGACGCTGTTCCTCGTACGGCGCGCCGCGCGACGACGCCGGGATCCGGTGGCCCCGCTGCTGTAG
- a CDS encoding AAA family ATPase — translation MPLPEESAGLPLLEREPEIAAAAHAVEGLFGDTPSGGLLVYRGAAGLGKTALLAEVRRMAAGRCTVWSARGGETVTTVPFHVVRQLLQPALTERGPDALRDLLGAGYDIVGPALGIAPPGARPADPQGVRDGLETLFRRLADSVPPLVVVVDDAHWSDLESLAWLASFARRTGGPPILIVVAYRSEDAIGECAHLLRALGESARLLVTLKALTSEATAKLARATLGEHADDQFCREVWEVTGGNAYETVELLAKARDEALDPVGRSADALSALGAATRGTGLIARLEGLGPTTTRFAWAAAILGTDISLELVVSLAGMGPAEAADCAERLRLARILVGNDQLEFVHPLIATGVYRAIPSAVRTAFHGRAAWLVTRKGLGAALAARHLLEVHPDNDAELVEQLREAAAEHLAVGAPDAARRCLERALVEPPLPRVRAEVLYELGRATLLASPATTVTHLRDAIDTELLDDTKRVDAVFRLSQALTHNDQTREAAQVVAAEAARTPSGSAQMRLRAAHFLWEGVQESEDDGPARARRLAETAAALSGRDNTERVLLMLRAFDATARGESAEEIVQIAERALVNGRLAPGTGWTGMAWGFEPPALLALSLAFADRLDRAETLFDEGMRAFEISGWSGGHLAFAHTLVGYAHRRRGRLADAEMYLRESLRLADRVGDRLPMHWNAICMLVDTLLARGHVEEAGEAAERYSFGPPYASSIAIPDARSVRGRLLLALGRTEEAITELESTGRALTARGRHNGVMGTWAIDLARALADVNPDRAAELAAYSRDRAERFGTHTAIGVALCCSAALTEGPAAVDLLGEAVTHLEASPCKYELAVARVEYGIAAKSAPDLGRGRVLAEWCGADGLSERAGLALEGLRTADGGAGHRQD, via the coding sequence ATGCCCCTGCCGGAGGAGTCGGCAGGCCTCCCGCTTCTCGAACGCGAGCCGGAGATCGCCGCTGCCGCGCACGCCGTTGAGGGGCTCTTCGGAGACACACCGTCAGGCGGACTGCTCGTCTACCGGGGCGCCGCGGGACTCGGCAAGACCGCGCTGCTCGCCGAGGTCCGGCGGATGGCGGCCGGGCGCTGCACGGTGTGGTCGGCGCGTGGTGGCGAGACCGTGACCACCGTACCGTTCCATGTCGTACGGCAGTTGCTGCAGCCCGCCCTCACCGAGCGTGGACCGGACGCCTTACGCGACCTGCTCGGTGCCGGGTACGACATCGTCGGCCCCGCCCTCGGAATCGCGCCGCCCGGTGCTCGGCCCGCCGACCCGCAGGGTGTCAGGGACGGCCTGGAGACCCTCTTCCGCAGGCTCGCCGACTCAGTGCCCCCGCTCGTCGTGGTCGTCGACGACGCGCACTGGTCCGACCTGGAATCCCTCGCCTGGCTGGCGTCCTTCGCCCGGCGTACGGGCGGCCCGCCGATCCTGATCGTCGTCGCGTACCGCAGCGAGGACGCGATCGGCGAATGCGCGCACCTCCTGCGGGCCCTCGGTGAGAGCGCCAGACTGCTCGTCACCCTGAAGGCGCTGACCTCCGAGGCCACCGCCAAGCTCGCCCGCGCCACCCTCGGCGAGCACGCGGACGACCAGTTCTGCCGCGAGGTGTGGGAAGTCACCGGCGGCAACGCGTACGAGACCGTCGAACTGCTCGCCAAGGCACGGGACGAGGCCCTCGACCCCGTCGGCAGATCCGCCGACGCCCTCAGCGCGCTCGGCGCCGCGACCCGCGGCACCGGCCTCATCGCCAGGCTGGAGGGGCTCGGCCCCACCACGACGCGCTTCGCCTGGGCCGCGGCGATTCTCGGCACCGACATCTCCCTCGAACTCGTCGTGTCCCTCGCCGGGATGGGGCCGGCTGAGGCCGCCGACTGCGCCGAACGGCTCCGGCTCGCCCGAATCCTTGTCGGCAACGACCAGTTGGAGTTCGTCCACCCCCTCATCGCCACGGGCGTCTACCGCGCCATCCCCTCGGCCGTCCGCACCGCGTTCCACGGCCGCGCAGCCTGGCTCGTCACCCGCAAGGGCCTGGGCGCCGCCCTCGCCGCCAGACACCTCCTCGAAGTCCACCCCGACAACGACGCGGAACTGGTCGAGCAGTTGCGCGAGGCCGCCGCCGAACACCTCGCCGTCGGCGCCCCCGACGCCGCCCGCCGCTGCCTCGAACGCGCCCTCGTCGAACCGCCGTTGCCCCGGGTACGGGCCGAAGTCCTGTACGAGCTGGGCCGCGCGACCCTCCTGGCGTCACCGGCCACCACGGTCACGCACCTCCGCGACGCGATCGACACCGAACTCCTCGACGACACCAAGCGCGTCGACGCCGTCTTCCGGCTCTCCCAGGCCCTCACGCACAACGACCAGACCCGGGAAGCCGCCCAGGTCGTCGCCGCCGAGGCCGCCCGCACCCCGTCCGGCTCCGCCCAGATGCGCCTCCGGGCCGCGCACTTCCTCTGGGAGGGCGTCCAGGAGAGCGAGGACGACGGCCCCGCACGTGCCCGCCGTCTCGCCGAGACCGCCGCCGCGCTCTCCGGACGCGACAACACCGAACGCGTCCTGCTCATGCTGCGCGCCTTCGACGCCACTGCACGCGGCGAGAGCGCCGAGGAGATCGTCCAGATCGCCGAACGGGCGCTGGTCAACGGCCGGCTCGCCCCCGGCACCGGCTGGACCGGCATGGCCTGGGGCTTCGAACCACCCGCCCTGCTCGCGCTCTCCCTCGCCTTCGCCGACCGGCTCGACCGCGCGGAGACCCTGTTCGACGAGGGGATGCGCGCCTTCGAGATCTCCGGCTGGAGCGGCGGCCATCTCGCCTTCGCCCATACGCTCGTCGGCTACGCCCACCGAAGACGTGGCCGCCTCGCCGACGCGGAGATGTATCTGCGCGAGAGCCTGCGCCTCGCGGACCGCGTCGGCGACCGCCTGCCGATGCACTGGAACGCCATCTGCATGCTCGTCGACACCCTGCTCGCCCGGGGCCATGTCGAAGAGGCAGGTGAAGCGGCCGAGCGCTACTCCTTCGGGCCGCCGTACGCCTCGTCCATCGCCATCCCCGACGCACGGTCCGTACGAGGCCGGCTGCTGCTGGCCCTCGGCCGTACGGAGGAGGCGATCACCGAACTCGAAAGCACGGGGCGGGCGTTGACGGCCCGGGGCCGCCACAACGGCGTGATGGGCACCTGGGCGATCGACCTCGCGCGAGCACTCGCCGACGTGAACCCGGACCGCGCGGCCGAACTCGCCGCGTACTCCCGTGACCGGGCCGAGCGTTTCGGCACACACACCGCGATAGGAGTGGCCCTGTGCTGCTCCGCGGCTCTGACCGAAGGACCGGCCGCGGTCGACCTGCTCGGCGAGGCGGTCACGCATCTCGAAGCGTCACCATGCAAGTACGAGCTGGCGGTCGCGCGCGTCGAGTACGGCATCGCCGCGAAATCCGCGCCTGACCTGGGACGGGGCCGCGTACTCGCCGAATGGTGCGGCGCCGACGGCCTGTCGGAACGGGCTGGGCTGGCACTGGAAGGCCTGCGTACGGCCGACGGCGGCGCCGGTCACCGCCAGGACTGA
- a CDS encoding DUF3592 domain-containing protein, which translates to MSARRWPRVAGKAVAGVAVTALAALLTVLGYGFVRGGLDGLNEVSAVAARGTSVDGVVLAKDEVTEPQGSRSKRIEVRFTTPEGTSYQFWEGGDADVGDAIRVHYLPERPETASTHAVTGNRVGYGMLALVGLALMILMPLVVVTRAVDALRRTCRRRALQGGEEEPPLEQS; encoded by the coding sequence GTGAGCGCGCGTCGGTGGCCGCGCGTCGCAGGGAAGGCCGTGGCCGGGGTGGCCGTGACGGCTCTGGCGGCGTTGCTCACCGTTCTCGGGTACGGGTTCGTCCGTGGCGGACTCGACGGGCTGAACGAGGTCTCCGCGGTCGCCGCGCGTGGAACGTCGGTCGACGGCGTCGTCCTGGCGAAGGACGAGGTGACCGAGCCTCAGGGGAGCCGCAGCAAGAGGATCGAAGTCCGCTTCACCACTCCCGAAGGGACCTCCTACCAGTTCTGGGAGGGCGGTGACGCGGACGTCGGTGACGCGATCCGGGTCCACTACCTGCCGGAGCGTCCCGAGACGGCGAGCACCCACGCGGTGACAGGCAACAGGGTGGGGTACGGGATGCTCGCCCTGGTCGGGCTGGCACTCATGATCCTCATGCCGCTGGTGGTCGTCACGCGCGCCGTGGACGCCCTGAGACGGACCTGCCGTCGGCGCGCCCTCCAGGGCGGTGAGGAGGAGCCGCCGCTCGAACAGTCCTAG
- a CDS encoding antibiotic biosynthesis monooxygenase family protein: protein MILEYIRHRIPENSAAEFEAAYARAARPLVRSSVCHDYELSRCVEEPGHYILRIHWESVDRHLQDFGSSDEFRAFFAEIRPYGRRLGLRAPFPPLLRKGRQGRIAVTALRRYERESSPPIGSGVPTASR, encoded by the coding sequence ATGATCCTCGAATACATTCGCCACCGAATTCCCGAGAACAGCGCGGCCGAATTCGAAGCGGCCTACGCCCGCGCCGCCAGGCCCCTGGTCCGGTCGTCCGTCTGCCACGACTACGAGCTCTCCCGCTGCGTCGAGGAGCCCGGCCACTACATCCTGCGGATCCACTGGGAGTCCGTCGACAGGCATCTCCAGGACTTCGGATCCAGCGACGAATTCCGCGCCTTCTTCGCGGAGATCCGCCCCTACGGGCGGCGGCTAGGCCTTCGAGCGCCTTTTCCACCGCTTCTACGAAAAGGTCGTCAAGGACGAATTGCTGTCACCGCTCTTCGCCGGTATGAGCGAGAATCATCCCCACCCATCGGCTCCGGCGTGCCAACTGCCTCGCGATAG
- a CDS encoding winged helix-turn-helix transcriptional regulator, translating into MIGGKWTPVVLVHLKENESLRFSRIRRPMPDTPMLQAKPTS; encoded by the coding sequence ATGATCGGTGGCAAATGGACGCCGGTAGTACTGGTGCACCTCAAGGAGAATGAGAGCCTCCGGTTTTCTCGGATTCGCCGGCCGATGCCGGACACGCCGATGCTCCAGGCGAAGCCAACCAGCTGA
- a CDS encoding type A2 lantipeptide, protein MNRSPQVETQEISDSDLDNVSGGLVGGLVGTVTGTVDSIVPVSSTVGGVVGTVEGATGISTAGVTGLATGLVSSL, encoded by the coding sequence ATGAACCGCTCTCCCCAGGTTGAGACCCAGGAAATCTCCGACAGCGACCTCGACAACGTGTCGGGTGGTCTCGTCGGCGGCCTCGTCGGCACCGTCACGGGCACCGTGGACTCCATCGTCCCGGTCTCCAGCACGGTCGGCGGCGTCGTCGGCACCGTCGAGGGTGCCACCGGCATCAGCACCGCCGGTGTGACGGGCCTCGCCACGGGCCTGGTCTCCAGCCTCTGA
- a CDS encoding NHLP family bacteriocin export ABC transporter peptidase/permease/ATPase subunit produces the protein MSPRRHQLPPAPRKHQQLPPAGRRRHRPDETQGTPAVSTGGRRRAAKRDRPTPESPRPKAVRTPTVLQMEALECGAASLAMVLAHYGRHVPLEELRIACGVSRDGSRASNVLKAARSYGLQAKGMQMEAEALAGVRAPAILFWEFNHYVVYDGMRRGPGRRGVHINDPDKGRRFVPAEDFDTSFTGVVLVFEPTDAFRKGGRKPGIMSAMPARMRGTAATLLTALLASLLLVAVGAAVPALSRTYIDTFLIGGQTSFLGPLFASMATMVVLTAVLTGLQQANLLRGRVISSTLSGARFLRHLLKLPVTFFAQRSPADLVQRLQSNDAVAETLARDLAAAGVDGVVVILYAALLWSYDPQLTLFGVLMALLNVVAMRIVIRLRSTGTRKLRADSARLTNTSYTGLQLIETMKATGGENGYFRRWAGQHATTLEEQQKLGVPSAALTVVAPTLATLNSALILLVGGTRAVEGAISIGLLVAFQALVVRFTAPITRLNGVAGRIQDFAADVARLKDVESFPVDPLYSRQQPDASTRRLLGHVELESVVFGYSPLDAPLLDGFSLTVGPGQQVALVGGSGSGKSTVSRLISGLYSPWEGTIRIDGQRLEDISRSALAASVSFVDQDVFLFEGTVRDNVALWDPSIPDEAVVTALRDAALYDDVIARRPEGIHSRVEQDGRNFSGGQRQRLEIARALVRRPSILVLDEVTSALDAETERLIIDNLRRRGCACVVIAHRLSTVRDSDEIVVLDHGAVVERGRHEDLVAADGPYARLVREH, from the coding sequence GTGAGCCCGCGGCGCCACCAGCTTCCCCCCGCCCCGCGGAAGCACCAGCAACTGCCGCCCGCCGGACGCCGCAGGCACCGGCCCGACGAGACGCAGGGCACCCCCGCCGTCTCCACCGGCGGCCGGCGCCGGGCCGCCAAGCGTGACCGCCCGACCCCTGAGAGCCCCAGGCCCAAGGCCGTCCGCACCCCCACCGTCCTCCAGATGGAGGCCCTGGAGTGCGGCGCGGCCTCCCTCGCCATGGTGCTCGCCCACTACGGCCGCCATGTCCCCCTGGAGGAGCTGCGCATCGCGTGCGGTGTCTCGCGCGACGGCTCGCGCGCCTCCAACGTCCTCAAAGCGGCGCGCAGTTACGGCCTCCAGGCCAAGGGCATGCAGATGGAGGCGGAAGCCCTCGCCGGGGTGCGGGCGCCCGCGATCCTGTTCTGGGAGTTCAACCACTACGTCGTGTACGACGGGATGCGCCGGGGGCCTGGCCGCCGGGGCGTGCACATCAACGACCCCGACAAGGGCCGCCGGTTCGTCCCGGCGGAGGACTTCGACACCAGTTTCACCGGCGTGGTCCTCGTCTTCGAGCCCACCGACGCCTTCCGCAAGGGCGGCCGCAAGCCCGGAATCATGAGCGCCATGCCCGCGCGGATGCGCGGTACGGCCGCCACCCTGCTGACCGCGCTGCTCGCCAGCCTGCTGCTCGTGGCGGTGGGCGCGGCGGTGCCCGCGCTGAGCCGTACGTACATCGACACGTTCCTGATAGGCGGTCAGACCTCGTTCCTGGGGCCGCTGTTCGCGTCCATGGCCACGATGGTGGTGCTCACCGCCGTACTCACCGGGCTGCAACAGGCGAACCTGCTGCGCGGGCGCGTCATCTCCTCCACGCTGAGCGGCGCCCGCTTCCTGCGGCATCTGCTGAAGCTCCCGGTCACGTTCTTCGCGCAGCGCAGCCCGGCCGATCTCGTACAGCGGCTCCAGTCCAACGACGCGGTGGCCGAGACACTGGCGCGGGACCTGGCCGCGGCGGGTGTGGACGGGGTCGTGGTGATCCTGTACGCCGCGCTGCTGTGGTCGTACGACCCCCAACTGACCCTGTTCGGTGTGCTGATGGCGCTGCTCAACGTGGTCGCGATGCGGATCGTGATCCGGCTGCGCTCCACCGGTACGCGCAAACTGCGGGCGGACAGCGCGCGGCTCACCAACACCTCGTACACCGGCCTTCAGCTGATCGAGACGATGAAGGCGACCGGCGGCGAGAACGGCTACTTCCGGCGCTGGGCCGGGCAGCACGCGACGACGCTGGAGGAGCAGCAGAAGCTCGGCGTGCCCAGCGCGGCGCTGACGGTGGTCGCGCCCACGCTCGCCACGCTCAACAGCGCGCTGATCCTGCTGGTCGGCGGAACGAGGGCGGTGGAGGGGGCCATCTCGATCGGACTGCTCGTCGCGTTCCAGGCGCTGGTGGTGCGCTTCACCGCGCCGATCACCCGGCTGAACGGGGTGGCGGGCCGGATCCAGGACTTCGCCGCCGACGTGGCCCGGCTCAAGGATGTGGAGAGCTTCCCCGTCGACCCGCTGTACTCGCGGCAGCAGCCGGACGCCAGTACGCGCCGGCTGCTGGGCCATGTGGAGCTGGAGAGCGTGGTGTTCGGCTACAGCCCGCTGGACGCGCCGCTGCTCGACGGCTTCTCGCTGACGGTGGGTCCGGGGCAGCAGGTCGCGCTGGTCGGCGGGTCCGGGAGCGGCAAGTCCACCGTATCCAGGCTTATTTCGGGTCTCTACAGTCCGTGGGAAGGCACGATCCGCATCGACGGGCAGCGGCTGGAGGACATTTCCCGCAGCGCGCTCGCCGCCTCGGTGTCCTTCGTCGACCAGGACGTCTTCCTCTTCGAGGGCACGGTCCGGGACAACGTGGCGCTGTGGGACCCGTCGATACCGGACGAGGCGGTCGTCACCGCCCTTAGGGACGCCGCGCTGTACGACGACGTGATCGCGCGCCGCCCGGAGGGCATCCACAGCAGGGTCGAGCAGGACGGGCGCAACTTCTCCGGCGGTCAGCGGCAGCGGCTGGAGATCGCCCGCGCGCTGGTCAGGCGGCCGAGCATTCTGGTGCTCGACGAGGTGACGAGCGCGCTGGACGCGGAGACCGAACGCCTGATCATCGACAATCTGCGGCGGCGCGGCTGCGCCTGCGTGGTGATCGCGCACCGGCTGAGCACGGTGCGCGACAGCGACGAGATCGTGGTCCTGGACCATGGCGCGGTCGTGGAACGCGGCAGGCACGAGGACCTGGTCGCCGCCGACGGGCCGTACGCGCGACTGGTCAGGGAGCACTGA